agatggagagaaagaaagaatactgCATATTAAGAGATCATAACCCCTGAAAAAGCTCTTCACCTGCAATACCTACCATGTGGTCCAACAACAGCGCTGCTCCCTTCTTGCTGAGTGGCTTCTTAGGCTCAGAAACAATCCACCACTGgatctctcttcccttctttatCATTTACCTCTCCATCCTTTTTGGCAATGGCACACTGCTCTTCCTTATTTGGAATGACCACAGTCTTCATGAGCCCATGTACTACTTCCTGGTTATGCTGGCAGGTACTGACCTTGGGATGACATTGACTACAATGCCCACAGTCCTGGGTGTCCTGTTGCTGGACCACAGGGAAATTGCCCAGGGTGCCTGTTTCACTCAATCCTACTTCATTCACACACTGGCTATTGTAGAATCAGGTATCTTGCTTGCCATGGCCTACGACCGTTTCCTTGCCATAAGCACCCCTCTGAGGTACAACTCCATTCTTACCAATTCCCAGGTGATGAAGATAGGACTGGGGGTACTAATGAGGGGCTTGGTGTCCATTGTACCCCCAATTCTGCCACTCTATTGGTTTCCATATTGCCGTTCCCATGTTCTTTCCCATGCCTTTTGCCTCCACCAAGACATCATGAAACTTGCCTGTGCTGACATTACATTTAACCGTGTATACCCAGTTATTCTGGTTGCTTTGACTTTCTTCCTAGATGCTCTAATGATCCTCTTCTCTTATATCCTAATCTTTAAGATGGTGATGGACATTGCCTCTGGAGAGGAGAGAGCTAAGGCCCTCAACACGTGTGTCTCCCATATCAGCTGTGTCCTAGTCTTTTACATCACTGTGATTGGCCTGACTTTCATCCACAGGTTTGGGAAGCATGCACCACATGTGGTCCACATTACCATGAGCTACGtctactttctctttcctccattcATGAACCCCCTTATATACAGCATCAAGACCAAGCAGATTCAGAGAAGCATTGTTCGCCTACTTTCTGAGCACAGTAGGGCTTGAGCCCTTATTTCAGAATCTGGAGATCTCCAGGATATTTTGGCCTTTCCCATTATTCGAAAAGAACCTTGGTTTTATactcacacatttttttcagagataaatgagatttaaattattacataaaGATGTAAGTTGATGAGcagattacatatatatttaatattagaatatatatagtatatataatattagaATATATACATAATGCATTCTAATAAAGAGTATAAGTGTCAGTGATCTTGGAGAAAGGGATATAGAAGATAGTGAGATGAGACATTCCAGATCTTGTGTGTAAGGGAGGAATAAGTACTACTTTAGAAAATGTCAAGATAAGTAGACTAAAATAGCCTGATTCAAATTTGGTTTGTCTGAAAAAACATGTGCAGTTGGAGGTACATTTTGTGTGCCCTATAAAATAGAATTAGAATGATGTATTTATCATCTTCCCATATTTATGTTTTGAATCTAACTGTATTGGAAATGATGTTGTTTTATAAGTAAACAAACCTTGGTGAGGAAAACTAGCAAATATATACAACTCTAGAAAGCTTACTCGTGAAACTTCAGTTTCCCTTAGCAAAtccatatattttattgttaaaggGCAATTGATACCATTAAAACTTCAATGGCAACTGACCAATTTCCTATCAGCTAGTTGAAACCAGATCTCCTAGCATGCCTTTCCCTCTTTCCAATGGCTGCTAAAAATCAGTAtacaaatttttcttctttccactttCTACTTTACTTCCTGATATTTCaccatctgtttctgtctctcctcacttttttctcacataaaaaaaaaaaagctcagagtTTTTTTACTTTATGAAATTTTTCTGCTAATGAAGGCAGAAAACCTGGCAAAAGTAATGTTATGCACTGAttgaatagttttttttcttcaaacttcTTCAAAATCTTTAAGTCTTTATGCTGTTCATTTTGGTTGAAATATAgtctacaaaaatacaaaaggttTCATCAAGCTAGAGAGAAACGTGTgaaggtgggagggataaattagaaatttgggattaaaatatacatactactatatataaaatagataaccaacaaggacctactgtatagaacagggaactatactcaacatcttgtaataacctataacggaaaagaatctaaaaaagaatatatgtatatgtatacacatatatatatatgtatatctgaatcactttgctgtacacctgaaactaccaaaacattgtaaatcaactataattcaataaaaattttaaaaaagaagtatggTCTGCAGCCTGTTGTTAATGCTATAGGTAATGATAATTAACTTATTCATCTACTGTTGGTTCTATGCTGCTATGTGGAGCTAGTCTTGTCATGAGCATCGGATCTAAAAAGTTAATGTTCATTGCTCTCTGAAGATCGCTGTTTCTTCCTATTTTCTAAGTTGGTTCTTCTACTTGGACCTCCTCCCCACATCCTATTTTCTGATTTAGAGCTTATGTACAGAGCCCGGGAAATAGCCAGGCCAGTCTAGATTCTCTCTGCCTCACCTAAGGAACTCTCCATACTGATGTCCTATCCAGGCAGTAAGCACTCTAAGAATATTCCAGCAACTTCAACATGGAAAAACCACATCTACCATTTTCACTAGAAAAAGCATATATTAATTGCCTCCATTTTCATTATCCTCTCGCTAAATTCAAGATATAAGGAGATGCATTGTCTAATAATGAAGAGTCAGAGAATCCCCAATGTAtcaataaaaataccatttataagATTTACtacattatttagaaatatttataagcAATAGAGCTTGCAAGTTAGAGAAATTGACTGGCTGTCTTAAGCTCATAAAGGGCATTTATTGGAAGAACGTTGGGGTGGCATTCAGAATTATTTGCAGTGTCAGGAAATAAAGCATTTCCCTTGgaataagtaataaatattcaTCAATTCTCCCTTAGTGGAAACAAGGCATGAATCTTCTGCTGCAGCCATGAACCCCAGTCCTGAGAACACCACTGTCACAGTGTccattctttacattttattctttacataTCAGTTTTGAACTATGTTATGGAATTCTATAACTACATTGTCTTGATCATTCTTGAACCAAGGTGTATAATCTACATGTTGGAGCCTGAATAAGACTGTGTCCTACATTTGGGGTTCTCATACTTCTAGCTTCTGTGGTAAGGGAGAAGTTATCAAAAACTAAATGCTAAGTAGTGAGGGATTCCTCCAAATTAAAAGGGATATTTGGATACAGGATTAGCTCTGTAAAACTAATAAATATCTACTCCAGCAAGATTCAGTCACTGTGCAACTGCTTAGTGATGGTCCTTGAAAAGTTGGACCTGAGggttgttttggttgtttttctctatgtaccacttattttatttttcttagttggTATATTGAGTGTATTTCATTTAGGGACATAGGTTTCTAGTTACTTTTGTTGTATGGTCTGAAATGAACATCATTCCAGAATATGAACTACGTATGGGGAACTTGCATCGCAATTGACCACTGCAAGGTGGTAAATAGGAGTAAAAAAATAGTTTGgtggtattaaaattttaaggcacGTAAAAGATTTTTGTAAAAGTAGCAAATGCAATATATTAGTTCctgaaaaattattagaaaggGAGTTTCAATGCTATTCCTTTGATTGTTACAGGAACATAGCCTTCAGCAATAAATGTGTGGTGCTAATTTAGAGGCAATGtgctagaaaaaaatggatttgatGCAGAACTCTTaagttcagaaaaagaaacagaggtcTCTAAATACAAATAAGAAGGGAATGGGATCAAGTTGAGAACTCAAATTTACCCATGCAGTAGCAAGGGATGACATAACACAATATTATACTCTATTGAGCTTTAAACAGCCTATATCAATTGtcaaaaatcaatgaagaaaaacaacagaagggATAttgaaaattattgattttttagaataaatatacatgtatagattttaattttaaataaattcataacaTATGTATTCCTTTCTACAATTCCTTGCTTTGAACAAACTTTTCATTAACAAATCAATATTTACCTACTGATCCAGTCATATTATATTTATAGTACAATTTAAGTAAAAACAGTGTCCTTCCAAGCAAGTGCAGCTTCAAGACAAGTCTCTTGACCATTCTTACTCTGAGTTTCCCAGACCTAAATCCCTCCTCTACAGAATGTCTTAAGTTAGTACTGGCATGAAAGCAGGAATCATGTCTGTGCTTTCCTCCTGAGGGATTATTAAGTCAGGACAGTTTATTCCCTATCATATCCTGTGTTCAGGCCAGGCAGTAATTATTTTTCCCCATCAGTTTATGATCTTCTTGAAGATGAACTCTAAACCTCCAAAGCTGTTTATACTGTCCTTTAACAAATGTTATTTGTGGGGTGTGGCTAGGGCTGGTTTATTTAATTTGTGACAGATTTCAATTTCTCACAGTCATAGCAAACATCCTGTTTCAGGTGTTATTCCAAGAACTTTACATGAATTAATTTGTTTCAGGTTCATGCCCACTTAGCAGTTCTTAAAAagggacaaaaaataaataaataaatctaagcaACACAGCTTTCAAACACCCTGTTTATGGGCAAAGAATTTGACAATTATTTAACGATTCTGATTTGTGAATGAAAAGTGATAGTTTTTGACATTTCATAATGTAAACGCGGTAATGAAGATGTTgcaatgtttttttcctttcctctgaaatctgaaatctaaaaaaaaatatttttacccttgcatttccaaacattttattaaatctctTAAAAGCTCCTTTCCCTGGGTCTTgtccccttccccttctttcaTGAGTGGTTTGTAGGTATGggcatggatgtgtgtgtgtgtgtgtgtgtgtgtgtgtgtgtatgtgtgcttgtgtgGATGGGGTGTCCCCAGAAACACTCTCTGGCCATGTGATCTTCTCCAGGCCTCAACTCAGTCTTcaatttccagtttctccatctgcaaaacaAGGTTAttggattttctctctctctctcccttctctcttttaaTTAGCATACTGTAAAAATGACTTGTTCAGGATGCACAGCATTTCCAACATCCTAAAATAACTTCCTCTCACGAGGTTTTATACTTAcacattccaccccaacccttGACAATCACGTTTGTCATTTCAAAAACGTTGTATAACAAAAATTGTATGATgtgtaatttttcaaaattgacttttctcacttagcataatggcttGGAAATTCATCTAAGTTGTTGAGTTTATCAGTAGTTTATTCCCCTTTAATTGTTGAGTAGTCTATCTCATATGGATGTTCCATTACATGAATATTAACTATTTTCctactattttttaataattttcaattGGCTGGGGCTAGCCTCCACTTATATTCCACTTTGATCACCCTTTCCATGTGCATTCCTAAATCATTTCCATCAGCCAGAAATCTCCCACATCTAAATCTTAAATGCCAGATCCTCTTATCTTTTTACCTCTGTTACACACCTTATAGAAATCACGTGTACCTTTGTGTCtctatattatatgtatatatgttttcctctttattttctgtccATCTTATGGATACTCCTTCATGAAACATCTTCCCCAACCACTCACTTTATCTGACTTCTTACCCATTCTCCTTACAACATTCACTAGCCTTGACTTCTCTGATAGCCCACCCAAGCCTCTGGGCATGATTATCAAGTGTTATCACTGTTGAACAGCTGGATCCAAAAGTATTGTTGACAGATGGGAACAAAACTAGCAAAATGAATTGTAATAGGGATAAGCACAGGCATTGCATTTAAGATTAAAATTCAACTCCATAACTATAAATGggaaatatagatatttttaaggTGGCTTGAAAAGCTTAGGTTTATAACATGGATGCTCCCATGAGTTCAGGGCATATCAATAATAGAATAAAGTCAGATCTTACTGTTGCTACTCAATGCCCTGAGAGCTTCAAACTTTTATCTAATCAATCCTCACACAAACTCTTTGAGTTACTTTTCATTAAAACTGTTAATATACAGATAAAAGACTGAGACTTAGGTGGGTTACTTAGGTAGGTTAAGTATTTTACCCAAAATCATACATTGTGGAACTTAATAGGATATATCCATAGAAAAAGAATTTGTGATGCAAGTGAGGTGTTTTGGTCAGATGAAAATGAGTAGAATATTCAGTCCATTTATCACACTTTATAAGGGACTTTGCATATCTGCTGAAGACTTGAGTGAGGGATACACAATTCAAGCTGCCATATCCAAAAGATGAGTGACcctaaaaagaagaaggaggttGGCAAAGCTATGTTTATGAGAGTATATGTAACATCTACATTATGCTCGTCTGTGTGAAGGGGCTATATTTGTGAATCGTATGTGTGTAAATGTGTGCCTATTTGTTCCTAAGTCCTCTGGTGTGCCTAGAGCTATCAACTACTTTCGGCTTATAGGTGTCTATTCCTCTATTATATCTCTATGCCTGGGTATATTtacttctctgaatctcagtggTAAGTTTGTATCATAGTGAATACCTAATAAGTAACTGAGGGATCATTTAAGATTTACCCATTCGCCAAAATGCATTCAGTGTCTAAACTGCAACAGGTCCGACAATAGGCACTGGAGAATCAAAGGTGAATAAAGTATAATTCCTAATTTAAAGGGCTGTGTAGCTTAGTTAGGGAGAAAGACATGCACATACAGAATTGAAATATGTGAAAATGAGCTGTAAGAAATGCAGCATATTTATCAGAAGCTTCTGGGATCATAAAAAGATGGTCAGCTCCCATTGCCAGGGGCAGATAAGAAAGAGTTAACTAATATGAAGTgactttaaaagagaaaatggaccAGAAATTCTCTTTCTATATCTCCTCATTGTGTTGTCATGGTGAAACAGATGAATACAAcacaacaaataaattttagaaggtAACATTTATGCTGGTTAGATGCTTTAGCCTAAGTCTGTCTTTCAGTGCTGAAAATGCATCTATTAACCTGTTATTAAATATGAATAGAAGTAGGAATCTATTCATATGAAAGAATGGGAGAGACGAAAACAAAATAAGAGGGACGAAGGTCTTCTAATCATAGAAATTGAGAAGGGATTAGAAGAGCTGAAGTTTATGTAAAGAAAATGCGATAGGTAGATAACATATCTGTATAAAAGTGGCATtgtgaggaaaaaataataactcaTTCTGAgttcctttttataaaataactaaaatctaTTGTGGGAAGTTATAAGGAAGTACATTTTTAGATCAATATAGGAAAGATATTTGAACAATCAGAGTTATACACTAATTGGAACAAGCTATCTCATAGGTTGCCCACTACTATAAATATCTGAGAAAAAGCAGCCAATTTATTTACTAGCATTTTAAATATCCAGGCAAAATATAGATGACTGTACAAAGCCTATAAATGTTCTATGAATTCTAAGATTCTCAAATCATTATGCTACTTAACTTActtgtaaaatttttatacattagcATATGTCATACTCCAATCAGAAATCTCTGCATATTACTGGGAATTTCCCTTTgtgactttgttctttttgcttctttgagaaatagcttttgtttttgatttacCTGATAGAATCACATCTGTTTTCAGTCTACCTCAAATGAATATGCACAATGTGttctctacttttattttcttaatttttaaaaaattatttatatatttatttatttttattggagtataattgctttacaatgctgtgttagtttctgctgtacaatgcagtgaatcagctatatgcacatatatatatcccctccctcttggtcctccCTTCCATCATCCACCGtgtcccacccatctaggtcatcacagagtaccaagatgagctccctgtgctacacagcaggttcccactagctatgtattttacacttggtagtgtgtatatgtcaatcctaatctcccaattcgtcttacccttcccttccccccctcaccccccaggatccacatgtttgttctctactcttttaaatttacattcaACTTTGTTTCCGAAGAAAAAACCTTGTTCTTCTTTGTAACACATATATACTCCAAATGACCCACACATAAAGTACTTATCCATGAAAACTAGGA
The genomic region above belongs to Hippopotamus amphibius kiboko isolate mHipAmp2 chromosome 9, mHipAmp2.hap2, whole genome shotgun sequence and contains:
- the LOC130861215 gene encoding olfactory receptor 51B4, whose product is MWSNNSAAPFLLSGFLGSETIHHWISLPFFIIYLSILFGNGTLLFLIWNDHSLHEPMYYFLVMLAGTDLGMTLTTMPTVLGVLLLDHREIAQGACFTQSYFIHTLAIVESGILLAMAYDRFLAISTPLRYNSILTNSQVMKIGLGVLMRGLVSIVPPILPLYWFPYCRSHVLSHAFCLHQDIMKLACADITFNRVYPVILVALTFFLDALMILFSYILIFKMVMDIASGEERAKALNTCVSHISCVLVFYITVIGLTFIHRFGKHAPHVVHITMSYVYFLFPPFMNPLIYSIKTKQIQRSIVRLLSEHSRA